One Gemmatimonadota bacterium DNA window includes the following coding sequences:
- a CDS encoding DUF2357 domain-containing protein, producing MDSGQHIRASFSKTSDGLVAENDYARILLSPVQGQVFSDHLVEATECNCLIRPLNEKDISVYIDDQPVETLGFLRDGHALWGRLATGDHPGHIRFCIRSDNVDLLYAELDVRPSYLDYETDYQIMRADLERISRELVYLLPDQTRISTRLTDDKGNNLDFHQVLDRLLNQLVRTLHAILKRPHRHLKTVQRIRAVDRAQGRDPDAIVDMIRSPQFWTHSETDLPHLPIADDVVCTHLRETHRHSDIDTSLNRHLVARLKRLSLRARSIAHTDLGHRLKIYVDHCLRLLPLPPARRDDALPVHVDVRYQTAFALIRDLNCALAPCKGGPFDLSFRDTHALYEYWVYFTLVHTLCDIGFVPTRDDNLFHLTNRGLSVSPAQGEPSAIYLQRGEYRIRCLYNMTYTTSSGRALTHDLRPDMIIEINNSNACAGMSKSSRERAIYAFDAKYRREDYNGTWIPMREDIDKMHAYRDAIGQVIDTDFQRILKSAVVLFPAQVDSAYQTHAFYTSLSYGIGGLPLLPGDANTLSALKEYIKEHILS from the coding sequence ATGGACTCAGGTCAACACATCCGCGCTTCCTTTTCGAAAACATCCGATGGTCTTGTTGCGGAAAATGATTATGCCCGCATTTTGCTCTCTCCCGTGCAGGGGCAGGTGTTTTCCGATCATCTGGTAGAAGCCACCGAATGCAACTGCCTCATTCGTCCGCTCAATGAGAAAGATATTTCGGTCTATATCGACGATCAACCCGTCGAGACCCTTGGTTTTCTCCGCGACGGGCACGCGCTGTGGGGGCGGCTCGCTACGGGCGATCATCCGGGGCATATCCGTTTTTGTATTCGCTCAGATAATGTCGATCTGCTCTATGCCGAACTCGATGTGCGTCCCTCGTATCTCGACTACGAAACCGATTATCAAATCATGCGCGCCGATCTCGAGCGCATTAGCCGCGAACTCGTTTACCTTTTGCCCGATCAAACTCGTATCTCAACGCGTCTGACAGATGATAAGGGTAACAATTTAGACTTTCATCAAGTGCTGGATCGTCTTTTGAATCAACTCGTCCGCACTTTGCATGCGATACTCAAACGTCCGCATCGCCATCTCAAAACCGTTCAACGCATCCGCGCGGTTGATCGCGCACAGGGCCGCGACCCCGATGCGATTGTCGATATGATTCGCTCGCCACAATTCTGGACGCATAGCGAGACTGATCTCCCGCATTTGCCTATAGCGGACGATGTCGTCTGTACGCATTTGCGCGAGACCCATCGCCATTCCGATATTGATACATCGCTCAATCGCCATCTCGTTGCACGCTTAAAGCGTCTGTCACTGCGCGCGAGATCTATTGCACATACCGATCTGGGACATCGTTTGAAAATATACGTGGATCACTGCCTACGGTTGCTCCCTTTGCCACCTGCGCGACGCGATGACGCTTTGCCCGTTCATGTCGATGTGCGTTACCAGACGGCTTTTGCGCTTATCCGAGATCTCAACTGCGCGCTCGCGCCCTGTAAGGGTGGCCCATTTGATCTGTCCTTTCGCGATACACACGCGCTTTACGAATACTGGGTCTATTTTACGCTCGTTCATACGCTGTGTGATATCGGCTTTGTTCCGACCCGTGACGATAACCTTTTTCACCTGACCAATCGCGGTCTGAGCGTTTCTCCCGCGCAGGGCGAACCCTCTGCGATATATCTTCAGCGCGGCGAGTACCGCATCCGTTGTCTCTACAATATGACCTATACCACCTCGTCGGGACGTGCGCTCACCCATGATCTGAGGCCCGATATGATTATCGAGATCAACAACTCGAATGCATGTGCTGGAATGTCTAAATCCAGTAGGGAACGCGCTATTTATGCATTTGACGCCAAATATCGCCGCGAAGATTACAATGGGACGTGGATTCCCATGCGCGAAGATATTGATAAGATGCACGCTTATCGGGACGCTATTGGGCAGGTGATAGATACAGATTTTCAACGCATTCTCAAAAGTGCCGTTGTCCTGTTTCCCGCTCAGGTGGATTCCGCGTACCAGACCCACGCTTTTTATACCAGTCTGTCTTATGGAATCGGTGGCCTCCCGCTCTTGCCGGGGGATGCAAATACGTTATCTGCCCTGAAAGAATATATCAAAGAGCATATTCTTTCATAA
- a CDS encoding HAD family phosphatase — MIRAILWDNDGVLVDTEGLYFQAGYEVLATQGVELTHRDFAEQSLQKGLSVFDFLPDQNAELIEQLRLERNARYSALLAEGVQVVDGVVETLETFHGRVQMGIVTGSRRDHFDIVHAKTDLLPFFDFVLAREDYEEAKPHPDAYLKAMRLHGLQPDDCVVVEDSERGCVAAAAAGLRVLAVPNALSKYGDFSSAYKILNSVRDVVEEIEKLG; from the coding sequence GTGATTCGTGCAATCTTATGGGATAATGATGGTGTGCTGGTAGATACCGAAGGTCTGTACTTTCAGGCGGGATATGAAGTATTGGCAACACAAGGCGTTGAACTAACGCATAGGGATTTTGCCGAACAATCGCTACAAAAGGGGCTGAGCGTATTCGATTTTCTGCCCGATCAAAATGCCGAATTGATAGAGCAGTTGCGCTTGGAACGCAATGCGCGGTACAGCGCATTATTAGCCGAAGGCGTGCAGGTCGTGGATGGCGTGGTCGAAACACTCGAAACATTCCATGGCCGCGTACAAATGGGCATTGTAACGGGTTCTCGCAGAGATCACTTTGACATTGTTCACGCAAAGACGGATTTACTCCCATTCTTCGATTTTGTGCTGGCAAGAGAAGATTACGAAGAAGCAAAACCACATCCAGATGCGTATTTGAAGGCCATGCGATTGCACGGACTACAACCCGATGACTGTGTAGTTGTGGAAGATTCTGAACGCGGATGTGTCGCGGCAGCAGCGGCTGGTTTGCGCGTACTCGCCGTGCCAAATGCCTTATCGAAATACGGAGATTTTTCATCTGCGTATAAAATACTGAACTCGGTGCGAGATGTCGTAGAGGAGATAGAGAAGTTAGGTTGA